TGTTTCTTTTGGTAAATTGATATTCAGATGTTACGACGATGGTGTGCACGTAGACGAGGATCTGTATCCAGCCTTGGATGAAACTGATCCTGTCTTTAAGAACAAGAAAGTGAGTAgagtctgttttatttataatattcaGGTAGGTTTCACATTTCAAGCTGTTATTGTAAATTATTGTCAAGCTTTAGATTTTCCCGTTGTTTGTCGGGGCGTTTGTCTCCATTTGTTCTTACTTGTACACTAatcttattttaactttaaaataccATGACCAATATATACCAAGTGGTCCCATTCTTCTCAAGACCACTTAAACACAAAAACCAAGATTTATTACATTGAATTTAtgcaatattacagtattattagcGTGTTCATAAATGCATGTGTAGTATGCTTTAGAGCGATGCTGCAGTTTTTCTAGTAAAGTAAGAACATGGACTTTTCATTGAAGAAGTTGTGACTTCAAGCATGaacacattttctgtgtttatttgttgtagCATCGTTGTATGCAGCCAAAGGATACTCCAGACAGGACACCTGAAAACGACAGACGCATGAGGAAAAAATTAGACAAGTTGATGAAAGACTTGGTACCAAAACAGAATCATGGTATGAGAAAATTAATCTCATGGAAATTTGAAATACGGAAAACTAGAAATATAGCTTGTTACTGTTCTATTCCTTAAATCCACAGTCATGGATGTGTCCCCCATCATTATTGATGAAGAGAATGGAATTATCTTCAGCCCTTCGTGGAAAAGATCAGATTACATGGCACAGCGTCTGAAAGACATGAAAGAGAAACACGAAAAACTCTCTCCCACGGGTAAGCTTACCAAAAGTGCATAATAATGAAATCGCAATCTGTGAAAGATATATCGGTCCCTATGAAACCTTAGAAATtcatttatatgtatattacTGTCTTTCAGCTTCGCAGATGGTTGAGTCCTGCTCAGGAACTGGGATGAAACCTTCCCTTGGGAGCACACCAACAGTCCTCAGATTAACATGTAAGATGTCTGGTGTCTTCTTCCTATAACTGGTAAACCTTAAAAAGCGTAGCAAGAAGATTAGCTCAGATGAACCCTAATGTTTAATTCCAAAATAGCACTTGTACTTGGACTTTCTTTTTGGTCAAGTTCTTACTAGGTCAGTGttttaaagcagaaaaaacaaaacaaaacatggacaCAGAGCAATATTGTTACCACATTGGAGTTTTCCCAATGTGCAATCATTGcttgtgttttgggtttttcccTATCTTAAACATTGCATTTCATTCATTAGAAACTTTTTATAGAGCCACTTAGATTAAGTACAGTACATTCaaaacactcaatcattatTGATACAAATCAGCTAAAATTGTGGGTgtattgttttaataaatatataatattatattccGTGGTCTCAATTACTGAATTTAAGGCTCCTGTGTCATGGTGGGAGCATTTCTTCTCGAGTTCCATGTTTGGTGTTGTTCAGGAtgaaatttttattgttttttgacATCTAATCTAAATGACATCCATGGAATCTGAAGGTATGTTTTGTCTCTTTAGCAGACTGTGTGATGAGGTGATGAGATTCCTTTAGTAGCTTTTTTACGTACTGTGAAGTACCTTCAGCTCCTTGTACTTTATTGTAGTGGAAAGGATTGACGGTTATTGCCAAAATCCAGCTAAACTCActggcaaacaaaaacaatgcacaGAAATTTTCTATAAGATGccaatttttaataatttttctcTAAATATAGATGACCAGTCAGATGAGGACTCCAGTAATTCTGTTGCCGAACCTGCCTACTCGCCTGATAAGGAGGATGACAGAACTCAACATGAATTTACTGAGCATGGTCAATGCAGTGAGAAAACCTCAGAGAACTGCCAAATTTCTACCTGGTATAATGCATCGAAACAGAGTTTAAGTCCTCTGAAATGCCCTGACTTCACCAACAAAGAAGATGAAATAGAGAATATACCAAAAAAAGCAAGGAGGAAGTTGATTAAAACACAACCAGCAGAGAAAAATAGTTCCAAGGATATATTAGAAAATACTTGCCATAAGTTAGACAGCAGCAAGAAGGTTAATAAAGGAAAGAGGCTACCAGATCAAGAATCATCGGGAACATCACCCAACCGAACTGAAAtggaaaagcaaaaaatgaaTGCAGCTAACTCCTTCAAAGAGAATAAGACaaatttttttcctgctgctttGAATTCATCTTCTATCTCCTCACCACTTAAGCCAGGTGATGCTACATTTAAACAGTCTAAACAAACTTCCACTCCATCAcataaaatagaacaaaaaacaCCTAAACGAGCCCGTCCGTCACTTTCTGCCTTGATACAATCCTTTACTCCATCAACTGACTGCAAAAATGTGGTCTCAGTTTCCACTGATGGAGACAACGATGTATTTGAGGACTACTTCTCTCCAGCTAACTGCCCAAAAAAAGCTACATTAAATCTTTTGCCTGATCTACATGGGGAAAGAGATATTCGTGTTCCTTTTGAGCTGAACTCTGtcctgaaaaagagaaaacaaagaagtgAAAGCACTGGATCTGCAACTAActgtgaaaagaagaagaaagtggaAGAAAGTCAGAGTTGCAAAAATCATGATGAGCAGTCTGCATACAGTGAACCTCAAAGTCGACCACAACAGGATGTTGAAGAATCTCTGGATAGTCCAGGTACTGATGACACATTTATAGCTTCAAGGCGAAGATAAGGCACCTTGCCATTTACCAAAACCGGTACAAGTGTTCTAGTAAAACAGAAGTGCACGACCAACAAAGTATCAGAGGATAGCACAGTATCGGAGCTGCAGGAAAAACTCTGTCAGTGCCCTTTCTCATGCCTTGGACAATGAGGAATAAGCATGTTGATTAAGAAAGAAAGCTCATAATGGATTCAGTACTGAGACTTCTTTTAGCCTCATATATTACTGAAGGTGTTTGTCTATCACTGGTTATTTGTTTACTGTTTGCTTACTACAATCATGCGTTCAGAGTTGTAGATTAGTTTGTGAGACCTTTGGCCTAGTTTTCTGCAGATGTTTTTTTATCTCTTGATGTCACATTTTGAggagaataaagaaataatttctATTCAAATAAATGAGGCcttttcatgtgatttttttgtagGATTCTTTTCAAGGCCTAACATACACATGCAAATATAGATCATAAATTTGGGTCCCACTTACACATGCGTGTTCCTATAAACATAGAGACTGGGAGGTTTGCCTGAAGTCCGTATGTATTTCAGCATGCCTTTTCTCTCACCCTGACCAGCACAAGTAATTCTGAACTGGacagtttacttttattttttaacccaTCATAACTAAGATCCAATCCTTTACTCAGTGTTTAAAAACATTACTGAAgtataaaatgtatgaaaagaTTAGTTTTTATATGAGGTGAAAACATCTCATATAAACATTCTTTCTGTTGGTTTGAAGTGTATACTGttataaatgcacacacaaacaataccTGCTGTGTGGTAGCTACAAGGAAACCCTCCCAAGTTTTTatggtttttcttattttcGAATGTAGAAGGAGGAAGTGAGGCTGCAGCTGTTTTCACTGAGATCTGTTGTGATGGCAAAGAAAATCACAATAAGCAAGACAGCTTGAGTCTTCGGAAAatggctgataaagcaaaggtAAGATATTTAAAGGAACTTCCTAAAAATGCTGATTGgctctgtatttttattattctaatGGGGAAAAAAGTGGCTCTGTGAAAGCAAGATGTATAAAGTGTCCTATGGGCTGATTTATATAATTTCCTGATAGATCAGTTAAACTGACTTGGAGGCCATATTTTTTACACTTCTCATTTAAGTGTAATGCACAATGCAATGTTCATcattatactaaaaaaaaacgtaaaattgttttttttaattttttttcctaattttctgtttttcacgCTCATGTATTTTAAGTAAATTAATCTTCCCAAACTATTGCAACTGTACAATATTGCGAAAGCTTGTGACATCTATGGTTTTCTGTAATATAGGAAGTTTAGGAGGTGAActtaacagtgtgtgtgcaatTCCTTTAAGTATTTCCTCCATTAGGTCATTCACTTCCACCGCTGTAGGCGTTTGACGCATATAGTCGAGATGTTCTGTCTGGTCCCGAGGGCTTCCTGTGTTTTTGCTGCTGTAATGGTTGCTTATAACTTCCTCGCTTGTGATATGCACCTGGGCTCTGTTTTCGTTATGTTGATAACCTCGACAAGCTGGGGctgaaacaaaccaaacatATCATCTCCCCCTGGGGATGTGTTATGATTTGAATTTATAGTAGCATGATCACGGAGGTGCTGAAGCTGTTCTCTTGGTTCTGTGAGGATCATGataatagttggatgtccaaaCATGAGGCAGCATTGATAAACACAGCCATCCGGCATAAATTCTTGGAGGTCACACCTGCGTGGCTTGTGAATCATTAAAAATCCGGACAAATGTGTCATAGTAAACTATTACACATTTTTAGTTGCTTTGGTTGATTTCAGAGCAgatgtgctgctgctgtcctcATGTCACCAGATTATATGTATTGAATGCAAACAACAAAATTGTTGAGGCTTGTTTTGAAATCGCATTCAGCAGCTTTCAGATGCacgatgataataataataatgtatttaaacAGTGGAATGCAGCACAGACGCTATGACTTAGACATCTTTCCTTCAAATCAGAAGGCCTTTGTGCCCCTGTAGTTCAAAAAGCCTGAAGAACTTATTCTGACTGTTCATATTTTTACCAATAGCCCTGTATAAATCAAAGGTATCTTTTCCatcatttaatgtatttttcagtTGCAGTAATGTAGTACTCACATAGGTGTTATTTGTAACCATCACAGATGCCCAGGAGCTTTATTTCTGAACAGTCATTTTCAGAAGCAGAGTGACAGCCATTAAGGAGGTATAGCCATTCAGTGAAGACTTTCCTTCATCTGTACTTGAAAGACTTGTGCTCAGAGGCTGTGGTGCTGCTCATGCCAGATCTTTGTCGAAGGCAAAGAGGTGCAGCCTCTTCTTAAGAGATGACTTTCTTGTGCTGCTTTGAGAACATGTCCCCTGTGAATGATAAGCCTAAGTCCCCTTTGAGGAAACTTCACAGTGGCCCCTTCTGGGCCCTTTTTGGCGGTCCTGTAGTGTGAGCACACACCACTAAATTCTGTGTGCTGAAACTCCTGACTTTATCGTTGAGCAGGAATCACAGTGAATGGCCTGGTGGTTCTGTTTTAACCTTGATTTCTTTGCACCTATCTGATCCAACAGGGTTATTTAAAGTGCACTCTCTGTACAGTGCTTTATCAGTCACCAGAACAACTCACTCATCTGAAAGAATCATAACATGCATGAAACGGTCATTCTTTGCTTTTGAGATTTTATCAGGTCAACTTTACAGTTTTATATTGTCTAAATGAATATGCAGTTTGTTTCTGCACTGAGTTCACAGACATCCTGTTTTCTCTGATGTTTGCTCTCAGAAAcgcaaggaaagaaaaaaaaatctatgctCTAAATGCTCCACATCTTGCCAAAATTTGTTGAAAATTGTCATACAATCACAATTTCTACCTTAAGCTAAGAGGATTGAAATGATTCTTTTAAAAAAGTAGATATGAAACCGCTGAACACTATCTTCAAATTGTCTTCAATAACGTTGTCCAATAGTTTACATGATCGAAATGTGGTTGCTGATTTATAGCGTTATAGCGTCAGATTTCTTTTCGAGgacatttattcacattataTTCGCTGTGAACGTTTAAGTCAAGAGATGCATCTGTTTATCTTTGTTTCAGACTGTCAGAACACTGGTTATGACAAGCATGCCTACTGAGTACGTACCTCAAGCATTTTTAAAGTCCTTATTTTATGATGAATTTTACCAGTCGAGCCATAGATTTTTTATCAtagtttttgtaataaaaatgtttgatgtcCTTCATTGTTTTTCACCTCTTGTAGGAAGCAGCATATCGTGGATCAGGTTGTGAAAACTTTGGGTCGTTTTTCAATCGTTGACCGAGTTTGTGAGAGTACGACTCATGTTGTGTCCGGAGGTCAAAGACGGACTCTAAATATTCTGTTGGGCATTGCTCGAGGATGCTGGATCCTGTCTTATGAATGGGTATGAAGTTTCGATATAGTGCAAAATGATGATACCATTCAAAATAATTaagtgtttttctatttttttaattgtatttatccTCAATAGATTCTCTGGTGTTTGGAGCAAAGGCAATGGGTTCCAGAAGAACCATATGAACTTTCAGACCAATTTCCTGCAGCGCAGGTGAGTGCTGCACGAATTCAGTAGTACCAGACATAAACACTTCAGCAACATCCCTTTTTGACCTTGAAAACTAATAAGCACTCGTAAAACCAAAGCTGAGGAAGTTGGACGGAAACACGCTCAATTTTATTGCGAGTCATCCATTTTCAGGCCACTTGTTTTTCCTGAAGCATCCTGTGTGAATGTTACCTCTTCCTGAACTCAAATTTCTGTCATGTCCTGGTGCAGCCAAGGAAGACACATTGTCTTGGTGCAGATGAGTGTCACCTCAATTAGACAAatggcaaaatatttttatgtaccCATAGCGGTTTATTGTCCCTTTATTCCTATAGACTCATTCAGCATTTAGTAAACGTACATccctcttttcattcattcttgtgtCCAATGCTGACTGGTACTTTTGCCACGTATTTAATATACAGACTACCCAAAAACATTCTGAACTACTAACTatatcaataaattttttttacagttactGAAAAGGTAACGTCCATCCATAACATTA
This is a stretch of genomic DNA from Antennarius striatus isolate MH-2024 chromosome 11, ASM4005453v1, whole genome shotgun sequence. It encodes these proteins:
- the mcph1 gene encoding microcephalin, with the protein product MTTNNDCPVLKDVVAYVDVWSSDKTANYSKPFVQQLQEMGAQVSKTFTKLVTHVVFYNGHTATWRRAKKSNVKLVSALWVGRCYDDGVHVDEDLYPALDETDPVFKNKKHRCMQPKDTPDRTPENDRRMRKKLDKLMKDLVPKQNHVMDVSPIIIDEENGIIFSPSWKRSDYMAQRLKDMKEKHEKLSPTASQMVESCSGTGMKPSLGSTPTVLRLTYDQSDEDSSNSVAEPAYSPDKEDDRTQHEFTEHGQCSEKTSENCQISTWYNASKQSLSPLKCPDFTNKEDEIENIPKKARRKLIKTQPAEKNSSKDILENTCHKLDSSKKVNKGKRLPDQESSGTSPNRTEMEKQKMNAANSFKENKTNFFPAALNSSSISSPLKPGDATFKQSKQTSTPSHKIEQKTPKRARPSLSALIQSFTPSTDCKNVVSVSTDGDNDVFEDYFSPANCPKKATLNLLPDLHGERDIRVPFELNSVLKKRKQRSESTGSATNCEKKKKVEESQSCKNHDEQSAYSEPQSRPQQDVEESLDSPEGGSEAAAVFTEICCDGKENHNKQDSLSLRKMADKAKTVRTLVMTSMPTEKQHIVDQVVKTLGRFSIVDRVCESTTHVVSGGQRRTLNILLGIARGCWILSYEWILWCLEQRQWVPEEPYELSDQFPAAQICRLQRHLSAGEHQQDLFQSQPAMFVSQDSQPPTQSLMELIQLCGGTVCKTVRQAGICIGKYRGRRPEGSRILSEQWVLDSITHLKRLSYDNYDLETKEKNTTYKPFNSL